The following coding sequences lie in one Kribbella sp. NBC_00709 genomic window:
- a CDS encoding IS110 family transposase produces the protein MFIERTSVGLDVHARSVVAAAIDGVTGELVQTRLTPSHEDIRSWLGRLEGPVAVAYEAGPTGFGLARSLAAAGVRCEVVAPSKLQRPAGDRVKTDAKDAVHLARLLRLDEYVAVSIPTVEQETARDLVRAREDARGDLMRARHRLSKLLLRQGIVYSGGQAWTGAHDAWLRQIGRQRLDSPVLQTTFESDYDAVLTVQARRDRLDTAITQLAATSEFTPLLRRLGCLRGIGTLTGFALAVEIGDWHRFTGNTIGAFVGLVPSEYSSGQSRVQGPITKTGNTHVRRLLIEAAWHHRARYVAGKTMRDRWELASPAARARGDAGNRRLHARWNVFQDRHKRHVIANVAIARELAGWCWSLAVLEE, from the coding sequence GTGTTTATCGAGCGTACGAGTGTTGGGCTGGATGTGCACGCGCGGTCGGTGGTTGCGGCGGCGATTGATGGTGTGACTGGTGAGCTTGTTCAGACCAGGCTGACGCCGTCGCACGAGGACATCCGGTCGTGGCTGGGTCGGTTGGAAGGTCCGGTGGCGGTGGCGTATGAGGCCGGTCCGACCGGGTTCGGGCTGGCGAGATCGTTGGCCGCGGCGGGGGTTCGGTGTGAAGTGGTAGCGCCGAGCAAGTTGCAGCGCCCGGCTGGTGACCGGGTCAAGACCGACGCGAAGGACGCGGTGCACCTGGCCCGGTTGTTGCGGCTGGACGAGTACGTCGCGGTCTCGATCCCGACCGTCGAACAAGAGACCGCCCGGGACCTGGTCCGAGCCCGCGAAGATGCCCGCGGTGACCTGATGCGGGCCCGGCACCGATTGTCGAAACTCCTGCTGCGCCAAGGCATCGTCTACTCCGGCGGGCAGGCATGGACCGGAGCCCACGACGCATGGCTGCGCCAGATCGGCCGACAACGGCTCGACTCACCTGTGCTGCAGACGACGTTCGAGTCCGACTACGACGCCGTACTGACCGTCCAGGCCCGCCGCGACCGGCTCGACACCGCCATTACCCAGCTCGCCGCGACGTCGGAGTTCACCCCGCTCCTGCGGCGGCTGGGGTGTCTGCGTGGGATCGGCACCCTGACCGGGTTCGCGCTGGCCGTCGAGATCGGTGACTGGCACCGGTTCACCGGCAACACCATCGGCGCGTTCGTCGGTCTCGTCCCCTCGGAGTACTCCTCCGGCCAGTCCCGGGTCCAAGGACCGATCACCAAGACCGGCAACACCCACGTCCGCCGACTCCTGATCGAGGCCGCCTGGCACCACCGCGCCCGCTACGTCGCCGGCAAGACCATGCGCGACCGCTGGGAGCTTGCCTCCCCGGCCGCTCGTGCTCGCGGTGACGCCGGCAACCGCCGCCTGCACGCCCGCTGGAACGTCTTCCAGGACCGCCACAAACGGCACGTGATCGCCAACGTCGCGATCGCCCGCGAGCTGGCCGGCTGGTGCTGGTCCCTGGCCGTGCTCGAGGAATAA
- a CDS encoding TIGR01777 family oxidoreductase: MKYVLAGASGFLGKALTRDLVADGHQVLRLVRRTPSTPDEIRWDPAHGQVDPATLGDPDVLVNLAGANIGRPWTPTYRNTIRESRVSTTSTLATVAARLDRRPVVITQSGVGGYGMDLGDRILTEDSELGDGFLSDIVRLWEGALEPASAAGSRVAALRTGVVLDRKAPAFQLLSLPFRLGLGGRLGPGTQYFPVVSLTDWLRAVRFVAENETLEGPVNIVLPTPAMNTEFTEALATALNRPAFVPVPGFLMKAALGEFAWELIGSKRALPTRLQSAGFTFHHPTTATALSAALA, from the coding sequence ATGAAGTACGTGCTGGCCGGAGCGTCCGGCTTCCTCGGCAAGGCCCTCACCCGCGACTTGGTTGCCGACGGCCACCAAGTCCTCCGGCTGGTACGCCGTACCCCGTCGACCCCGGACGAGATCCGCTGGGACCCGGCCCACGGTCAAGTCGACCCGGCGACCCTCGGCGATCCCGATGTCCTGGTCAACCTCGCCGGCGCGAACATCGGCCGCCCGTGGACCCCGACGTACCGCAACACGATCCGCGAGAGCCGCGTCAGTACGACGTCAACCCTGGCCACCGTGGCGGCGCGCCTCGACCGGCGGCCGGTGGTGATCACGCAGAGCGGGGTCGGCGGCTACGGCATGGACCTCGGCGATCGCATCCTCACCGAGGACTCCGAACTCGGCGACGGGTTCCTCTCCGACATCGTACGCCTCTGGGAAGGTGCGCTCGAGCCGGCCAGTGCTGCAGGCAGCCGGGTAGCCGCGCTCCGCACCGGCGTCGTACTCGACCGCAAGGCACCCGCGTTCCAGCTCCTCTCCCTCCCGTTTCGGCTCGGTCTCGGCGGTCGCCTCGGCCCAGGCACGCAGTATTTCCCCGTCGTCTCGCTCACCGACTGGCTTCGAGCCGTCCGCTTCGTCGCCGAGAACGAGACTCTGGAGGGCCCGGTCAACATCGTGCTGCCAACCCCAGCTATGAACACCGAATTCACCGAGGCGCTCGCGACCGCACTCAATCGGCCGGCGTTCGTCCCGGTCCCGGGCTTCCTGATGAAGGCCGCGCTGGGCGAGTTCGCCTGGGAACTCATCGGCAGCAAACGAGCCCTACCAACCCGCCTCCAATCCGCCGGCTTCACCTTCCACCACCCCACCACCGCCACAGCCCTCTCCGCCGCCCTCGCCTAA